The following coding sequences lie in one Mercenaria mercenaria strain notata chromosome 5, MADL_Memer_1, whole genome shotgun sequence genomic window:
- the LOC128556959 gene encoding toll-like receptor 4 codes for MKLVLVLLIALTDIVTCNWNAFGKYHESGHINDEISEFNAEAAACDGNLLGKCDISRHIKDQILEYYVDCSNRDLTAVPNNLPLNTTCLNMNGNKISKINGTSWQRYKLLKKLSLARNMIDRVHSGDFAGLLMLEMLDLSLNQIRYSNIARNAFRPLKKLIYLDLKQNLSNIWSNETYPVTLNHLYYLHTLVIDGLGTQPLPYMPNVIEMYMSGEYGRCNIPNINGSFFENTLGVQNLFLSKCLIRKIEFNTFKLLRNITSLDLSWNINLGIESMPNITSGLNDSKTLKRLNLNTLYNHSQFDFCSSLNIDDVRYLSNTSIELITVENNNLVRMDKASVKQWPRSIKYLSVQHNMFLYGNYTPYLISSGAMNKIVYLDISRMAASNRPISSPRYGVSMKKNYEQRLQPNTYDTCQPEITVSNFHSLCMSMFTRNQFPDYFQVIEDKLKQHDIGTDNIIIDSPEIDSPSKLEYLDISDNLPVLIERVFEIFRNISNLKVLNVSRNYLGYPLYDGDAIIGHLKNIRTLDLSDNKIIHLMPNIFNNLTKLENLYLSQNKISNITFELSHLKNLSYLDLEVNSLESINLAARDAFDKLLNIKINIARNNLKCVCENIEFFLWVKKHKDKFAKIEETYCKFKNSTSVSLATLNYDQLRLECSSYLTLILIASLSVLFFIIILITALVYRFRWNLRYLYYMTKIKLFADYQRMNDTEYEKDVFVSYADEDRGFVIEQVKRELEEKGEISLLIHDRDFRAGEYVVDNILRAITSTRRTLIILTRDFVRSKWCMYELNMARMEAADTGRNVLCVILKEDIPLKHLPIEIIDVLQKKTYLEYPTIEDNLQGFWDRLRVTLENKM; via the coding sequence GCTGGTGTTGGTGCTTCTTATTGCTTTGACAGACATTGTGACGTGCAATTGGAATGCCTTTGGTAAATATCATGAATCGGGCCATATCAATGATGAAATATCGGAGTTTAACGCAGAGGCGGCGGCGTGTGATGGAAACCTCTTAGGAAAGTGTGATATATCGCGCCATATCAAGGATCAAATATTAGAGTACTACGTTGACTGCAGTAATCGAGACCTCACAGCTGTTCCAAACAATCTGCCACTAAATACAACTTGTTTGAATATGAAtggaaacaaaatatctaaaatcAATGGAACATCATGGCAAAGgtataaattattaaagaaattatcaTTAGCTAGGAACATGATAGACAGAGTTCACAGTGGGGATTTTGCTGGACTACTAATGCTAGAAATGCTtgatttaagtttaaatcaaattagATATTCCAATATAGCTAGGAATGCGTTTCGACCGCTGAAAAAATTAATTTACTTAGATTTAAAGCAGAACCTATCTAATATCTGGAGTAATGAGACCTATCCCGTTACCCTGAACCATCTGTATTATCTTCATACCTTGGTTATCGACGGACTTGGTACACAACCACTGCCTTACATGCCGAATGTTATCGAGATGTATATGTCTGGAGAGTACGGTAGATGTAACATTCCAAATATCAACGGAAGTTTCTTTGAAAATACCTTAGGAGTTCAAAACTTATTCCTGTCAAAATGTTTGATCAGGAAAATAGAATTTAACACCTTTAAGCTTCTTCGAAACATAACATCTCTAGACCTGTCATGGAATATCAACCTTGGCATAGAATCTATGCCAAATATTACCAGTGGATTGAATGATAGCAAAACATTGAAACGTTTGAACTTAAACACGTTGTATAATCACTCACAATTTGATTTCTGCTCGTCATTAAACATAGATGATGTTAGATATTTATCTAACACTTCCATTGAGCTGATTACAGTTGAAAACAACAATCTTGTGCGCATGGATAAAGCCTCAGTAAAACAATGGCCTAGGTCTATTAAGTACCTCTCAGTTCAGCATAATATGTTTCTATATGGTAACTATACACCGTATCTGATATCGAGCGGTGCTATGAAtaaaatagtttatttggatATAAGTCGTATGGCAGCTTCTAATCGCCCAATCTCCTCTCCCAGATATGGTGTTTCAATGAAGAAAAATTATGAACAACGATTGCAACCAAATACATACGACACTTGTCAACCAGAAATAACAGTTAGCAATTTTCACTCTTTGTGTATGTCTATGTTCACTCGTAACCAATTTCCGGACTATTTCCAAGTAATCGAAGACAAACTAAAACAACATGATATCGGAACAGATAATATAATAATTGATTCTCCAGAAATCGATTCACCGAGTAAACTTGAATATCTAGACATATCTGACAACCTCCCGGTACTGATCGAAAGAGTGTTTGAAATCTTCCGTAACATTTCTAATTTGAAAGTCCTAAATGTGTCCAGAAATTATCTAGGGTACCCCTTATATGACGGCGATGCTATTATAGGACATCTGAAAAATATTCGTACTCTAGACCTTAGTGataataaaattattcatttaatgCCAAACATATTCAACAACCttacaaaacttgaaaatctttatttatcacaaaataaaataagtaatatAACGTTTGAATTAAGCCATTTGAAAAATCTAAGTTATTTGGATCTGGAAGTCAACAGTCTGGAATCTATCAATTTGGCTGCTAGAGATGCATTTGATAAattgctaaatataaaaatcaacATTGCGAGAAACAATTTAAAATGCGTATGTGAGAACATAGAGTTTTTCCTTTGGGTTAAAAAACATAAAGATAAGTTCGCAAAAATAGAAGAAACATATTGTAAGTTCAAAAATTCTACGTCGGTGTCACTAGCAACATTAAATTATGATCAATTACGGTTAGAATGCTCGAGTTATCTAACATTAATTCTCATTGCAAGTTTGTCTGTTCTTTTCTTTATCATTATTCTAATAACTGCGCTAGTCTACCGATTCCGATGGAACCTCCGATATTTgtattacatgacaaaaattaAACTTTTCGCTGATTATCAACGAATGAATGATACTGAATACGAGAAAGATGTTTTTGTCTCATACGCTGATGAAGACCGAGGATTTGTAATTGAGCAGGTAAAACGCGAATTAGAGGAAAAAGGTGAAATTTCGTTATTAATTCATGACCGAGATTTCCGTGCAGGCGAATATGTAGTTGACAATATATTGCGAGCGATCACCTCTACGCGCAGAACGCTCATTATTCTAACGAGAGACTTTGTGAGAAGTAAATGGTGTATGTATGAATTAAATATGGCCCGAATGGAAGCAGCGGATACTGGCAGAAATGTTCTGTGTGTCATCCTGAAAGAGGATATACCACTTAAACATCTGCCAATAGAAATAATAGACGTTTTACAGAAAAAGACATATTTAGAATACCCAACCATTGAAGACAATTTGCAGGGATTTTGGGACAGATTAAGAGTAACTCTTGagaataaaatgtaa